The Methylomarinum vadi genome has a window encoding:
- a CDS encoding MASE1 domain-containing protein produces MDSGQQKLSTTLLVIFFIAVSYIVLGLLGLQLAVPPSQAGAVWPPAGIALAAMLLCGPRIWPGIFIGNFCISAWAFGFNPESLAIYLATGSGASLCAYTGYRLIKHFIGIPNDLIKDRDIVLFLLLGGPLSCLIPATIGIGSMFLAGIISWREIAVNWFSWWVGDTIGVLIFTPLVLTLFYRNNPVWKRRRTILTLPLLGTFLLVILLFFYVQKQEYDRRHEQFANQSKIITQSINARIQTHIRTLESIHSFFISSERIKQDEFRLFTRSTLQQYPELKLIRWLRYDLKKKLVTEYYERNGEAQALNINEVPTRLLSQLNNELIISPASSLYLRNDANIVDLYTPVYRHTNNIQIDFIGIISLSLNIRNLVDQLMKDSQFANIDLAIIDSATAREIYNNIAQRTQLKSTHQYRLNIANQEWLLFYGHNIHIDNKTHWSLWWVIISGLLFTCLLGAGLLFLTGRYFLTETMVRERTSELLAAKNHAEAANQAKSRFLSNISHELRTPLNGILGFTQLLQQKSYLHDDDRKQINIIDHCGQHLLNLINDLLDISRIESNKIKIQQNQFDLNVFLEDIVSIFKIKAEKRHLNFIVSKKLRQPNLYSDEKRLRQILVNLLGNAIKFTERGHISLSVLDDDRELIIHHKV; encoded by the coding sequence ATGGATTCCGGACAACAAAAATTATCGACGACTCTGCTAGTCATTTTTTTTATAGCGGTTAGCTATATCGTCCTGGGCTTATTGGGCTTACAATTGGCCGTGCCTCCCAGCCAAGCCGGCGCGGTTTGGCCTCCCGCCGGCATTGCATTGGCAGCCATGCTGTTATGCGGCCCGCGTATCTGGCCTGGCATTTTCATCGGTAATTTCTGCATCAGCGCCTGGGCGTTCGGTTTTAATCCCGAGTCGCTGGCCATCTATTTGGCAACCGGCAGTGGCGCCTCGCTTTGCGCTTATACCGGTTACCGCTTGATCAAGCATTTCATCGGCATTCCCAACGACCTGATCAAAGACAGGGATATTGTTTTGTTTCTGCTGTTGGGAGGTCCGCTAAGCTGTTTGATTCCGGCGACAATCGGAATCGGTTCGATGTTCCTCGCCGGCATCATCAGCTGGCGCGAGATCGCCGTAAACTGGTTCAGTTGGTGGGTCGGCGACACCATCGGCGTCTTGATTTTCACTCCTTTGGTGCTGACGTTGTTTTACCGGAACAATCCGGTCTGGAAGAGACGGCGGACGATCCTGACGCTGCCCTTACTCGGCACTTTCCTGCTGGTAATCCTGCTGTTCTTTTACGTGCAAAAACAGGAGTACGACCGCCGTCATGAACAATTCGCCAATCAAAGTAAAATTATTACGCAATCGATTAACGCACGCATTCAAACCCATATCAGAACGCTAGAATCCATCCACAGCTTTTTCATCAGTTCCGAGCGCATTAAACAAGATGAATTCAGGCTATTCACCCGTTCCACCTTACAACAATATCCGGAACTGAAATTGATTCGCTGGCTCAGATACGACCTAAAAAAAAAGCTGGTAACGGAATATTATGAAAGGAATGGAGAGGCCCAGGCATTGAACATAAACGAAGTTCCGACCCGGTTGCTCTCTCAATTGAACAACGAGTTGATCATTTCCCCCGCATCGTCGCTTTATTTGCGAAACGACGCGAACATCGTGGATTTATATACGCCGGTATACCGCCACACAAATAATATCCAAATCGATTTTATCGGGATCATCTCGTTATCCTTAAATATCAGGAACCTGGTCGATCAACTTATGAAAGACTCGCAATTCGCCAATATCGACCTAGCCATCATCGATTCGGCTACGGCCCGGGAAATTTATAATAATATCGCCCAAAGGACTCAATTAAAGAGCACGCATCAGTACCGATTGAATATCGCCAACCAAGAATGGCTACTATTTTATGGGCATAATATCCATATCGACAATAAAACTCACTGGTCGTTGTGGTGGGTCATCATCAGCGGTTTGTTGTTCACCTGTTTACTGGGGGCGGGGTTGCTATTCCTGACCGGCCGCTATTTCCTGACCGAAACGATGGTCCGGGAGCGTACCTCAGAACTATTGGCGGCAAAAAATCACGCCGAAGCAGCCAATCAAGCGAAATCCCGTTTTCTTTCCAATATCAGCCATGAATTACGGACTCCGTTGAATGGCATACTCGGTTTTACCCAATTGCTGCAACAAAAAAGTTATTTACACGACGACGACCGGAAACAGATCAATATCATCGATCACTGCGGCCAGCATTTATTAAACCTGATCAACGACTTGCTCGACATTTCCCGAATCGAGAGCAACAAAATCAAGATTCAGCAAAATCAATTCGACTTGAATGTATTTCTGGAAGATATTGTTTCCATTTTCAAGATTAAGGCGGAAAAAAGACATCTTAACTTCATAGTCAGCAAAAAATTGCGGCAGCCTAACCTCTATTCGGACGAAAAACGCTTGCGTCAGATCCTGGTTAATCTGCTCGGTAATGCCATCAAATTTACCGAGCGCGGCCATATCAGCCTCTCCGTCCTTGACGACGACCGGGAATTAATTATCCATCATAAGGTTTAA
- a CDS encoding ATP-binding protein gives MSGWLFSFIIEDTGCGISSDHQELVFSPFIQINQQDFSREGVGLGLAITYELVRLLGGTISLSSHPGQGSTFTVRLPRQEAAEQKPLATVVPRNEVKPSHGLRLLVADDNELNNHPLKRVGSNNGLKVRIRVD, from the coding sequence TTGAGCGGGTGGTTGTTTAGTTTCATCATCGAAGATACCGGTTGCGGTATCTCTTCCGATCATCAAGAACTGGTTTTTTCGCCATTCATACAAATCAATCAACAAGACTTTTCCCGAGAAGGCGTTGGCCTGGGGTTAGCCATCACTTATGAGTTGGTCCGCTTACTGGGCGGAACGATTTCCCTCTCCAGCCACCCCGGACAAGGCAGTACGTTCACCGTCCGCCTGCCGCGCCAGGAAGCCGCTGAACAAAAGCCTCTTGCAACAGTTGTCCCACGAAACGAGGTTAAGCCAAGCCATGGCCTACGCCTGTTGGTCGCCGACGATAATGAACTAAACAACCACCCGCTCAAGCGGGTGGGTTCCAATAACGGACTGAAAGTCCGGATACGCGTCGACTAA
- a CDS encoding proline--tRNA ligase: MRTSQFPLSTVKEIPSDAEIASHKLMIRAGLIRKLAAGVYTWLPLGLRVLRKVETIVREEMEKAGALEVLMPALQPAELWQETGRWEQYGPELARLKDRHERDFCLGPTHEEIITDLARNELKSYKQLPITYYQIQTKFRDEIRPRFGVMRSREFVMKDAYSFHLDQESLQQTYEVMYQAYSNIFSRFGLKFRAVIADSGSIGGAVSHEFHVLADSGEDAIAFSDSSDYAANIEKAEALAPEGNRPAATQSLAKTATPQQHSIDEVSQFFGITAAQCLKTLIVRGEEENSLVALLLSGDHELNPIKAEKIDGIAAPLQFASDEEIASACGCKPGSIGPIGLRIPVIADRGVTLMADFVCGANDDGYHYQGVNWERDLPFPERVEDIRLVVEGDPSPDGKGMLTIARGIEVGHIFQLGAKYSEAMKASIINEDGKNQIMIMGCYGIGISRVVAAAIEQGHDDNGIIWPNELAPFQVALCPMNMHKSDRLQEVAEKIYRDLQAAGIEVLFDDRKVRAGFMFSDMELIGIPHRLVIGDRGLDKGLIEYRGRTDSASQDIPLADVVEFIHNKLA; the protein is encoded by the coding sequence ATGCGCACCTCACAATTTCCTCTCAGCACCGTCAAAGAAATCCCTTCCGATGCCGAAATCGCCAGCCATAAACTGATGATTCGCGCCGGCCTGATCCGCAAGCTGGCGGCCGGGGTCTATACTTGGCTGCCGCTGGGTCTTCGGGTGTTACGCAAAGTCGAAACCATCGTGCGCGAAGAAATGGAAAAAGCCGGCGCCCTGGAAGTATTGATGCCTGCACTGCAACCGGCCGAACTATGGCAGGAAACCGGCCGCTGGGAGCAATACGGTCCGGAACTGGCCCGCCTGAAAGACCGTCACGAGCGCGATTTTTGCCTGGGCCCGACGCACGAGGAAATCATTACCGATCTGGCTCGCAACGAGCTTAAAAGCTACAAACAATTGCCGATCACCTATTACCAGATCCAAACCAAATTCCGCGACGAAATCCGCCCCCGCTTCGGCGTGATGCGCTCGCGCGAATTCGTCATGAAGGACGCCTATTCTTTCCATCTGGACCAGGAATCGCTGCAGCAAACCTATGAAGTCATGTATCAGGCCTATAGCAATATTTTCAGCCGTTTCGGCCTGAAGTTCCGCGCCGTCATCGCCGACTCGGGCTCGATCGGCGGCGCAGTGTCGCACGAATTCCATGTGCTGGCCGACTCCGGCGAGGACGCGATCGCTTTTTCCGACAGCAGCGACTATGCCGCCAATATCGAAAAAGCCGAGGCATTGGCGCCCGAAGGCAACCGGCCGGCGGCCACGCAATCGTTGGCGAAGACGGCGACGCCGCAGCAACACAGCATCGACGAAGTCAGCCAATTTTTCGGCATTACCGCCGCGCAATGCCTGAAAACGCTAATCGTGCGGGGCGAGGAAGAAAACAGCCTAGTCGCGCTGCTGCTAAGCGGCGACCACGAATTGAATCCGATCAAGGCGGAAAAAATCGACGGCATCGCCGCGCCGCTGCAATTTGCCAGCGACGAAGAGATTGCCTCGGCCTGCGGCTGCAAACCCGGCTCGATCGGGCCCATCGGCCTGCGTATTCCGGTCATCGCCGATCGCGGCGTAACCTTGATGGCCGATTTCGTCTGCGGCGCCAACGACGATGGCTACCATTATCAAGGCGTCAACTGGGAACGCGACCTCCCTTTTCCGGAACGGGTCGAAGACATTCGCCTGGTGGTCGAAGGCGATCCCAGCCCGGACGGCAAAGGCATGCTGACCATCGCCCGCGGGATCGAGGTCGGCCATATCTTCCAGCTCGGCGCCAAATACAGCGAAGCGATGAAAGCCTCTATCATTAATGAAGACGGCAAGAACCAGATCATGATCATGGGTTGTTACGGCATCGGCATTTCCCGGGTCGTCGCCGCCGCGATCGAGCAGGGCCATGACGACAACGGCATCATCTGGCCTAACGAACTGGCACCGTTCCAAGTCGCCCTGTGCCCGATGAACATGCATAAATCCGATCGCTTGCAAGAGGTTGCGGAAAAAATCTATCGGGACTTGCAGGCCGCCGGTATCGAAGTGTTGTTCGACGATCGCAAGGTTCGCGCCGGCTTCATGTTCTCGGACATGGAGTTGATCGGCATTCCGCACCGTCTCGTGATTGGCGACCGCGGCCTGGACAAAGGCCTGATCGAATATCGGGGCCGCACCGACAGTGCCAGCCAGGACATTCCGTTGGCCGACGTCGTCGAATTCATTCACAACAAATTGGCATAA
- the corA gene encoding magnesium/cobalt transporter CorA has product MKPSYSKRHSPRQHGGKKALPSAAHKSGLPPGSLVHIGQVHLSECRISVTQYNATFLHQQEIASLDELPSLKNQRLITWINIDGLTDTSVIEGIGHVFNIHPLVLEDILSTHQRPKLEEYEDFLYLVVKGISMAGAEGFNLQYEQISLLLLEDYVITFKEKADDIFQPIHHRLQNRKGRLRTGGNDYLAYVILDTIVDEYFVVEDRLDVVIDPLEESLLNSPSDDSLQTIQQLRRELIAMKRNIAPLRDLLTQIHYADTTLLDEKTLRYFTDVHDHVLRITDSLESYRERIAAMQDIYLSSLSNKMNETMKVLTVFASIFIPLTFIAGIYGMNFEYMPELKWHWAYPSLWRLS; this is encoded by the coding sequence ATGAAGCCTTCTTATTCCAAACGACATTCTCCGCGTCAACACGGCGGCAAGAAAGCCTTACCCAGCGCCGCACATAAATCCGGCCTGCCGCCGGGATCGCTGGTGCATATTGGCCAAGTCCATCTGTCAGAATGCCGAATCAGCGTCACCCAATACAACGCCACTTTCTTGCATCAACAAGAAATCGCCTCGCTGGACGAACTGCCTTCCCTCAAAAACCAACGGCTCATCACTTGGATTAATATCGATGGTTTGACCGACACCAGTGTCATCGAGGGTATCGGCCATGTTTTCAACATCCATCCCCTGGTGCTGGAGGATATTCTTAGCACGCATCAACGGCCCAAGTTGGAGGAGTACGAGGATTTTCTGTATCTGGTGGTCAAAGGCATCAGCATGGCCGGTGCCGAAGGCTTCAACCTTCAGTACGAACAAATCAGCCTATTGCTGCTAGAAGATTATGTCATCACGTTCAAGGAAAAGGCCGACGATATTTTCCAACCGATACATCACCGCCTGCAGAACCGTAAGGGCCGGCTACGTACGGGCGGAAACGATTATCTGGCTTACGTCATCCTCGATACCATTGTCGACGAATATTTCGTAGTCGAAGACCGGCTCGATGTTGTCATCGATCCCTTGGAAGAGAGTCTGCTAAACTCCCCCAGCGACGACTCCCTGCAGACTATACAACAACTACGCCGCGAGCTGATCGCCATGAAGCGCAATATTGCCCCGTTGCGCGACTTATTGACACAGATCCACTATGCCGACACCACATTGCTGGATGAAAAAACCCTGCGCTATTTCACCGACGTGCACGACCACGTGCTACGTATCACCGACTCGCTGGAGTCCTATCGGGAACGTATCGCCGCCATGCAGGACATTTATCTAAGCAGCCTCAGCAATAAAATGAACGAAACGATGAAGGTTTTGACCGTTTTCGCCTCGATCTTCATACCGCTCACGTTCATTGCCGGCATTTACGGCATGAACTTCGAGTATATGCCCGAATTGAAATGGCACTGGGCCTATCCCTCGCTATGGAGGCTGTCGTAA
- a CDS encoding IS1182 family transposase — protein MAAEVNIRPVRTLYSAKQYSLFDECEVEPLPELIAQSNSSEPMAHFEAPDPRGLSINGKPLGEHLEHAGLTIPLKLRPFLQSLSFAEFEARYRPGGRPPYAPRAMVGIILYGLLQGISSLRDLERLARADVGCWWLSGGIMPDHSVIGRFVHQHAESLTTEFFDQLARRTLKVTGSGTTTLAGDGTVIEAMSSRFQLMKEEALKQALAQAQEAAQAKPDDAAASKRLNLLEQAQAELKSRQQKQAAKGKDPAKTQVQSNEPEAVLQPQKNSKDFRGSYKPSVLANDNRVIVACDVHPSSETEVVPGLLDRAQAMGGVETALFDAGYFSNGVLDTAEQHNIELLCPEGQSEGDDWNKQSNKQIPKSRFIYQADDDTYRCPGQQRLTRRHTCKGGKSGRAYTVYACDACSDCPLKSQCTRSESGRTLKRYDSDTQKEALRLKMDQPEPRQRYRQRQAMVEPVFSQLRGRQGLNRFRRKGLAGVKVEFALHAMAYNLSRALVAALFRALYHWLSRFMSSFDRMVDIWLSYTTDLPTSPTVENTAGFQW, from the coding sequence ATGGCAGCCGAAGTGAACATTAGACCCGTCAGGACATTGTATAGCGCCAAGCAGTATTCGCTATTCGATGAATGCGAGGTTGAACCGTTACCTGAGTTGATCGCTCAATCGAACTCAAGCGAACCGATGGCCCATTTTGAAGCGCCCGACCCGCGCGGCTTATCGATCAACGGTAAACCGCTCGGCGAACATCTGGAGCACGCCGGCTTAACCATCCCGTTGAAATTGCGCCCCTTCCTGCAATCGCTATCCTTCGCCGAGTTCGAAGCCCGTTATCGGCCCGGCGGGCGTCCGCCGTATGCGCCACGTGCGATGGTGGGGATTATTCTCTACGGCCTGTTACAAGGCATCAGCAGCCTGCGCGACTTGGAGCGTTTAGCTCGAGCCGATGTGGGGTGTTGGTGGCTAAGTGGCGGTATCATGCCGGATCACTCAGTCATTGGCCGTTTCGTCCATCAGCATGCCGAATCATTGACGACCGAATTTTTCGATCAACTGGCGCGCCGTACTTTGAAAGTCACAGGCTCAGGCACGACGACGTTGGCGGGCGACGGTACCGTGATCGAAGCCATGTCCTCCCGGTTTCAATTGATGAAGGAAGAAGCGCTCAAGCAAGCCTTGGCGCAAGCGCAGGAAGCCGCGCAAGCCAAACCCGACGATGCAGCGGCAAGCAAGCGGTTGAACCTATTGGAACAAGCCCAAGCCGAGCTAAAGTCTCGCCAGCAAAAACAAGCCGCCAAAGGCAAAGATCCGGCCAAGACCCAAGTACAAAGCAACGAGCCGGAGGCGGTATTACAGCCGCAAAAGAACTCCAAAGACTTTCGCGGCAGTTATAAACCGTCGGTATTGGCGAACGACAATCGAGTGATCGTGGCTTGCGACGTTCATCCTTCCAGCGAAACCGAGGTGGTGCCGGGCTTACTGGATCGCGCCCAAGCCATGGGAGGCGTCGAAACAGCTCTGTTCGATGCTGGCTATTTCAGCAATGGCGTCTTGGATACTGCTGAGCAACACAACATCGAATTGCTTTGTCCGGAAGGCCAAAGTGAAGGAGACGATTGGAACAAACAATCCAACAAACAAATCCCCAAAAGCCGCTTTATTTATCAGGCCGACGACGACACCTATCGCTGTCCGGGGCAACAACGCTTGACTCGCCGTCACACCTGCAAAGGCGGTAAAAGTGGCCGCGCTTATACCGTCTACGCCTGCGATGCCTGTTCAGACTGCCCGCTGAAATCCCAATGCACGCGTAGCGAGAGTGGTCGCACCCTCAAACGCTATGACAGCGATACACAAAAAGAAGCCCTGCGCCTGAAAATGGACCAGCCCGAACCTCGGCAACGCTATCGACAGCGGCAGGCCATGGTGGAGCCCGTCTTCAGTCAGCTACGCGGTCGCCAAGGTTTGAATCGCTTTCGCCGTAAAGGTTTGGCGGGTGTCAAAGTAGAGTTCGCCTTGCACGCCATGGCTTACAATCTGAGCCGCGCCTTAGTGGCAGCTCTTTTTCGTGCTTTATATCATTGGCTTAGCCGGTTTATGAGCTCGTTTGACCGAATGGTCGACATTTGGCTGAGTTACACTACTGACTTGCCAACTTCGCCGACCGTGGAAAATACGGCCGGTTTCCAGTGGTAA